DNA from Pelobacter propionicus DSM 2379:
CTGGACTGCGTGCCGGGGGACCAGCTGAGCATGAGGGTTCAGTGGACCCTTTCCGCCGCGGATGGAACCTGCGTCGCGGCGCGTGTGTCGACCTGTATGGAGAAGCTGAAAGATTCCCGCTACGATACGTTGGTGGCGGCCGTTAGCAGCGCTCTCGGGCAGGTGAGCAGGGAGATCGCCCGGGAGATCCATGATCCCATGAAGGCTGAGTGAGCAGTTTCGCCCATTGCTCATCCCCCAGCTGACACCGGCGGAAGCGGCAGGCCGGTCGCTCCCGCCACATTACGACGAGTGGAGAATACCATCAATGAAACCTGCTACCCCCTCCGCGGACATCGCTCGCACCACCCTGGCGGTGCTGTTCATCGCTATCCTGATCAGCGCCAGCTTCTGGGTGCTGCGCCCCTTTCTTACGGCGCTGGTCTGGGCAACCATGATTGTCATCACCACCTGGCCGCTGATGCTCTCGCTCCAGAAGTGCCTGTGGGGAAAGCGGGCACTGGCGGTTGCGGCAATGAGTGCCGCGCTCTTGCTCCTGCTGGTTATCCCCCTGACCCTGGCAATCGTCAGTATCGTCGAACGCTCCGATGACATCGTCGGTTGGGCCAGGTCACTGGCCATGTACACGCCGGCACCGCCACCGGCCTGGGTGGAGCAGGTCCCTGTGATCGGGCCGAAACTGGCCGAACGCTGGCGCACTCTGGCGACGATCGACCCGGTGGAGTTGTCCGCCCGTCTGGCGCCCCATGTCAAGGCAATCGTCGGCTGGATTGTGGCCCAGACAGGGAGCGTCATGATGATGGTCGTGCAGTTTCTGCTGACCGTGATCATCAGCGCGGTGCTCTACGCCAGCGGTGAGAAAGCGGCCATGGGGGTCCGCCTCTTTGCCCATCGGCTTGGCGGCAAGAGCGGTGAAGACGCCTCCATCCTGGCCGCAAAGGCCATCCGCGGCGTTGCCCTCGGCGTGGTCGTCACCGCCCTGGCCCAGGCCCTGCTGGGCGGCATCGGTCTGGCCCTGTCCGGGGTTCCGGCAGCCACGCTGCTGACTGCGGTCATGTTCATCCTCTGCGTGGCCCAGCTCGGTCCCTCCCTGGTGCTCATCCCCGCCGTTATCTGGCTCTTCTGGAAAGACCAGACCATGTGGGGCTCTATCATGGTGGTCTGGGCGGTTGTCGTGGGCACCATGGACAATTTCATCCGGCCGATCCTGATCAAGAAGGGCGCCGACCTGCCCCTGCTCTTGATCTTTGCCGGGGTGATCGGCGGCTTGATCGCCTTCGGCGTGATCGGCCTGTTCATCGGGCCGGTGATGCTGGCCGTGACCTACACCCTGCTGGTTGCCTGGGTGATGGGGCCGGAGCCGACGGAGGAGGCCGCTGCTGGAAGCGATTTCGGTACGGGTCACCCTCAACGGGAAGACAGCGCCCTGTGACCCTGCCTGTTGGGCAGGGCCAGGGGACCATGAACATACATCCGAAGGGAGTACCGTCATGCAGGAGAACATATCACCTACGAATGAAGCGAAACGGCTGGAAGAGGCCCGTGAAGCAGAGGTCCCCTGGAAAAAGTGGGGCCCCTACCTCTCCGAGCGGCAGTGGGGCACGGTGCGTGAGGACTACAGCAGTAACGGCGATGCCTGGAACTATTTCACCCACGACCAGGCCCGCTCCCGGGCCTACCGCTGGGGGGAGGATGGCCTGGGGGGCATCTCGGACGATCACCAGATACTCTGCTTCGCCCTGGCCCTCTGGAACGGCAAGGATCCCATCCTGAAGGAACGCCTGTTCGGACTCAACAACAGCGAGGGGAACCATGGCGAGGACGTGAAGGAGTACTACTTCTACCTGGACAGCACCCCCACCCACTCCTACATGAAGTACCTGTACAAGTATCCCCAGGCTCCCTATCCCTATGAGGATCTGGTGGTCACCAACCGCAACCGCAGCAAGGACGAGCTGGAATACGAACTACTGGATACGGGAGTTTTCGACGACGACCGCTACTTCGACCTGTTCGTGGAATATGCCAAGGCGGATACCGAGGATATCCTGATCAGGATCAGCGTTGCCAACCGGGGGCCGGAAACTGCCAGCCTGCACCTCCTGCCCACCCTCTGGTTCCGCAACACCTGGTCCTGGGCGGGGGGAGGAAGCAGGCCGGTCATGGAAAAAGTGGAAAACGGAACGGGAAGCGTCATCCACGCCTACCACACCGACCCGCTCTTCCAGGAATTTCTGGCCGATTACTACCTCTACTGTGATGGCGACGTCCCGCTCCTGTTCACCGAGAACGAGACAAACCATGTCCGCCTCTTCGGCGGAACCAATGCCACCCCCTTTGTCAAGGACGGCATTAACGATTACCTGGTGCAGGGACGGGCAGATGCGATCAATCCGGCCCAGAGCGGCACCAAGGCATCGCCCCACTATCAACTGACCGTCGCAGCCGGGGCGACGGAGGTCATCCGGCTGCGCCTGACCCGCACCAAACCGGCGGCGACGTTCGCTCCCTTCGCCGGGTGTGACGCCCTGTTCCAGGCGCGCATCCAGGAGGCCAACGATTTCTACGCTTTCATCACCCCTGCCAGGATCAAGGCGGATCATCCCGAACAGGCCGGCGTCATGCGCCAGGCCCTGGCCGGCATGCTCTGGACCAAGCAGTACTTCTACTACGATGTGGACAAGTGGCTGGAAGAGCACCACATCACCCCTTGGTCCCGGCCGGAAGAGCGCCAGGCTATCCGCAACGGCGAGTGGTCCCACGCCTATTGCGACGACATCATCTCCATGCCGGACAAGTGGGAGTACCCCTGGTTCGCGGCCTGGGACCTGGCCTTCCACATGCTGCCGCTCTCCATCGTGGACTCGGACTTCGCCAAATCCCAGCTTGACCTGATGCTGCGCAACGACTACCTGCACCCCAACGGCCAGATCCCGGCCTACGAGTGGAACTTCGGCGACGTCAACCCTCCCGTGCACGCCTTTGCCACCATGCAGATCTACCTCATGGACAAGGCGCGCCACGACGGCAGGGGGGACATAGAGTTTCTCAAGTACGCCTTTTCCAAGCTGCTGGTCAACTTCACCTGGTGGGTCAACCGCAAGGACCGGGACGGCAACAACGTCTTCCAGGGAGGGTTCCTGGGTCTGGACAACATCGGCGTGTTCGACCGCAGTTCGCCGCTCCCCACCGGCGGCTATCTGGAGCAGGCCGACGGCACCGCCTGGATGGTCTTCTTCAGCCAGCAGATGCTGCGCATCGCCGTGGAGCTGGCCTTGCACGACCCGCTCTACGAGGAGTTCGTCAGCAAGTTCTTCGAGCACACCATGTGGATCGGCGGGGCCATGGACCGCCTGGGAGATTTGCAGGACGAGATGTGGGACGAGGAGGACGGCTTCTTCTACGACGTCCTGCGGCTGCCCGACGGCACGGCCATGCGCCTGAAGGTGCGCTCCATGGTCGGCCTCCTCCCCCTGGCCGCCGTGGCCATCTTCGAGGAGGAGCAGATCGCCAACATGCCCACCTTCATCCAGCGGGCCAAGGCATTCTACGACCGCCACCCCGAGCTGACCGCCAACATGCATCTCCCCAACAAGCCCGGAGTGGCGGGGAGGCGCATGCTGTCACTGTTCAACGAGGAGAAGCTGCGCCGCGTCCTGGCCCGCATGCTGGACGAGGAGGAGTTTCTGAGCCCCTACGGCATCCGCGCCCTTTCCCGCTATCACCGGGAGCATCCCTTCGTCTTCCAGCACAACGGCCAGGAGTCCCGGGTGGAGTACCTGCCGGGTGACTCCGACAGCGGGATGTTCGGCGGCAACTCCAACTGGCGCGGCCCCATCTGGATGCCGGTCAACTTCCTGCTGATCGTCGCGCTCTACCGGCTCTACGCCTTCTACGGCGACTCGTTCACGGTGGAATGCCCCACCGGCTCGGGCCGGATGATGAACCTGTACGAGGTGGGCCAGGAACTGGGCAACCGCCTGGTCAACATCTTCCTCCCCGACGAGAACGGTCGCCGCCCGGTGTACGGTTCGGCGGAGAAGTTCCAGAACGACCCCCACTGGAAGGAGTACCTGCTGTTCTACGAGTACTTCCACGGCGACAACGGGGCCGGCATCGGCGCCAGCCACCAGACCGGCTGGACCGGCTGCATCGCCCGCATCATCCAGGGGATGGGGGACGTGACGCAGGAGGTCCTGCTGGCGAAGGATGCGGAGATGGCGGCGATCAAAAAGACGGTGGGCAAGTAACGGGCGGCGGAAGGGTGCCCGGCTGCCTGTTTTCTACCAGCCGGGAGATAAGGAGCATGCCATGAGCGCGTGGCCGCAACATCCGCTTATCTACGAGATCAACACCTGGGTCTGGCTCCGGGAGCTTGGTCAACAACTGGGCGAGCCGCTGACCCTGGCCAGCGTCCCCAAGAGCGTGTGGGACGACATCGCCTCCTTAGGCTTCGATGGGGTCTGGCTGATGGGGGTCTGGGAGCGCAGTCCCGCCGGCATCCAGGTGTCCATGGCCAACCAGGGACTGCTGGATGACTTTTCCCGGGCCCTGCCCGACTTCAGGGCGGAAGACAACGTCGGTTCCCCCTACTGCGTGCGCAACTACGAGGTGGACCCTTGTCTGGGGGGGAGGGAGGGGCTGGCGGTTGCCCGTCAGGAACTGGCCAGCCGGGGCCTTGCCCTGATCCTGGACTTGGTCCCCAACCACGTGGCTCCCGACCACCCCTGGGTGACGGAGCATCCCGACTACTTCATCCGGGGGGATTACGGCGATGTTATGCGGGAACCGGCGTCGTTTCTGACTACAGGAGGGCATGTGTACGCCTGCGGCCGGGATCCTTTCTTCCCGGCCTGGCCCGACGTCCTGCAGCTGAACGCCTTCGATCCCGGCCTGCGGGCCGCGGTGAGGGAGACGGTTGGCTCCATCGCCGACCAGTGCGACGGCGTGCGCTGCGACATGGCCATGCTGGTCATGAACCACATATTCCAGCGCACCTGGGGGGAGCGGGCCGGGGTACCCCCTGCCGTTGACTACTGGCCGGAGCTGATCGGTGCGGTGCGCGCAACCCACCCCGGCTTCCTCTTCATGGCCGAGGCGTACTGGGAGCTGGAGTGGGAACTGCAGCAGCAGGGGTTTGACTTCTGCTACGACAAGAAGTTGTACGACCGGCTGGAGCACGGCCCGGCCGAGAACGTCCGACTGCACCTCTGCGCCGAGGCGACCTATCAGGAGCGGCTGGTGCGTTTCATCGAAAACCACGACGAGCCGCGGGCCGCCGCCACCTTCTCGCCGGAGAAGGAGAGGGCCGTTGCCCTGCTCACCACCACCCTTCCGGGGGCGGCGCTGCTCCACGAGGGGCAACTGGAGGGGCGCAGGGTAAGGCTTCCCGTGTTCCTCGGCCGCCGTCCTGCCGAGGAGGTTGACCATAAGTTACGGGCATTCTACCAGGCCCTGCTGGTGGTAATCGCCCGTGAAGGGGTGCGCGGCGGTCGTTGGCGCCTCTGTGAACGGAGCGGCTGGCCGGACAACGCCAGCCACCTGAATATCGTTGCCCACTGCTGGAGCGGGGAGAAGAGCCGCCACCTGATCGTCGTAAACTTGAGCGCTACCGCCGCCCAGGCCCGCGTCCAGCTGCCGTGTGAGGAACTGCGGGGGAGAACCTGGCGTCTGGTGGATCTGCTGACCGCTGAGAGCTGGGACCGGGACGGGGACGAGATGACGGGGGCGGGGCTGTATGTCGACCTGGGGCCGTGGAAATGCAACATCTTCCGGCTGGAGCCGCTGTGAGAGGTCCCATGGGACAGGCCTGATCCGGAGGGTGATGGTGGAGGAGAAACGACAGATGGTACTGAATATTCGGATCCTCGCTGCGGCGGCACTGATGGTAGCGTTTCTGACCGGCTGCTCCGGCCTTGGTCCGGCTACCGTTGCCCGCGACCGCTTCGATTACACCGCAGCCATCTCGGAGTCGTGGAAGCGGCAGATGCTGCTCAACATCGTCAAGATCCGCTACGGAGACGCGCCCATCTTCCTGGACGTGGCTTCCATCATCAACCAGTACCAGGTCTCCACCGCCCTGAATGCCGCCTTCGGCTGGTCGTACCCCCCCCAGGCCAACAGCCAGCTTCTGGGCGTGGAGGGCAACTTCATCGACCGCCCCACCATCACCTATACCCCACTGACCGGAGAGAAGTTCGCCCGCAACCTGATGACCCCCGTGGCACCGGCTACGGTGATGAGCCTGGTGGAGGGGGGCTACCCCATCGACCTGGTCTTCCGCATCCTGGTCCACTCGGTCAACGGCATCCAGAACTCCTTCGGAGGGTCGGCCCGGGCGCGGAAGGCCGACCCGGAGTTTTACCTCATCCTGGAGAAAATGCGCCATATCCAAGCCTCGGGTGCCGTTGCCCTGCGGGTCAGGAAGATGGAGAACCGCGACGCCCTGATGATGGTCTTCCGCAAGCGTATGGACCGGGAAACGGAGCAGGCATCGCGGGAGGTGCGGCGCATGCTCGGCCTCAAGGAGGAGGGGGGAGAATTCCGTGTTGTCTACGGATCGGTGTCAGGCAGTGACGAAGAGGTCGCCCTGCTGACCCGTTCGATCATCGAAGTCTTGAGCGACATCTCCGCCACCATCCAGGTGCCGGCCGAGCATGTGACCGAGCGGCGAGTGCCTGCGACCATGGAACCGGAAGGGGAGGGGATCAGGGGGACCATGATCCGCATCCTCTGCTCCACGGCAAAGCCTGACGACGATTTTGCCGCCGTGCCGTACCGGGGCCGCTGGTTCTGGATCGACGACCGGAATTACGTCTCGAAAAAACTCTTCTCCTTCCTGATGTTCGTCATGACCCTGACCGAGACCGGCGGCAAGGAGGGGGCACCCATCGTCACCATCAATGCCGGCGGATAATTTCCCCGCCGTTACAGTGGGCAAGCCGACGCCAGCCTGGGCTCTGGTTGTCAAGGCGTGCGGCAGCAAAAAGGGGGCGCCAATGGCAGTTGCGTCCCTGCAGACTGCCAGGAAAGCACTTCTATCGGGAGGACTGAATATCAACTCACGGATGATATGTCGTCTCTGGCTATCCGGGTGGCTGCGTATCCGTCGCTGGTCCGTGGCTATGGTTGATTGAAATACGCCCGGTTAGCGCCCGACTGGAGTTGCGCACGTAGCTGGCATGTTTTTGGCAAATTACGAGAGTCGAGCTGTCCAATTGGTACCGGCAGGCAGCAGTTCATGAGCAGCTTTTGTCCAGTTCGCACAATGGATTCAGCACGCCGAAATCCAGCAAACTGGTTTTCTCTTGTTTTAACTACTGGCATCTCATGGGGGTAGAGCATGAAGAGTCTCAGGAGCGTCCGCACATTGTTCTGGTCGACCGGTTATGCCGGGCGGTGCTTCACGGCAGCCGCCTGCTTGGTTGCACTGCTGGCAAACGGCTGCGCCAAGAAGGAAAAGCCTGTCGCGTTACCTCCGCCGGCGGTCGAGATTGTCCAGGTCATTGCCAAAGACACGCCGATTATCTCCGAATACGTGGCACAGACCCAGAGTTCGCAGCAGGTGAGCATCCAGGCCCGGGTAAATGGCTTCCTGGAAAAGCGGGCCTATACCGAGGGGAGTATTGTGAAGGCGGGTACCGTCCTCTTCCTGATGGACAAGAAACCGTTTCAGGCCCAGGTGGATGCCGCGAGCGCGGCACTGGATCGGCAAAAGGCCGCCATGAAGACGGCCCGCCTCAATCTTGATCGCACCAAGCCCCTGACTGAAAAGAACGCCCTCTCCAAGAAGGACCTGGATGACGCCACCGGCGCCTATGAATCGGCGGCAGCGGCTGTGGAGGCGGCCAAAGCCCAGCTGCTGACGGCGCGGCTCAACCTCTCCTACTGCACCATAACCTCCCCGGTGAACGGCATCACCAGCGCCGCCCTGCAGCAGGAAGGCGCCTACATCAACACGCAGAACAGCCTGCTGACCACCGTGGCGGTCCTCTCACCCATCTGGGTCAACTTCAGTTTGTCGGAAAACGAGTTGAAGGAATATAGCGATCAGATTGCCAAGGGACAGATCCGCCCCCCCAAAGGGCAGAATTACGAGATCGAGATCGTGCAGGTTGACGGCTCCATCTTCCCCCACTCCGGCCGCATCACCTTCGCCGACCCCTCCTTCAACCCCCAGACCGGCACCTTCCTGCTGCGGGCCAGCGTCAACAACCCCAAAGGAGTCCTGCGTCCGAACCAGTACGTACGCGCCCGCATCAAGGGGGCCATCAGGCCCAACGCCATCCTGGTGCCGCAACGGGCGGTGCAGCAGGGGGCCAAGGGGCACTTCGTCTGGGTCGTGGACAGGGAGAACAAGGCGGAATCCAGGCCGGTGGTGGTGGGTGAACTGATGGGCAACGACTGGTTCATCAGCGAGGGGCTCAAGGCCGGCGAAAAGGTGGTGGTGGACGGCGGCATGACCCTGCGGCCGGGCATCCAAGTGGTGGTGAAGCAGGCTGGCGCCTCCCAGAGCGGCCCCGCGGCCGCCGAACCGAAACCGACCCCGGCGAAGAAGGCCGACTGACAGAGGAGGGGCAGCATGTTTTCCAAGTTTTTCATCGAACGGCCGATCTTCGCCACGGTCATCTCCCTGATCATCGTCATCGCCGGCCTGGTGGCGATGAAGGCCCTGCCGGTGGCCCAGTACCCCACCATCACGCCGGTGACGATCCAGGTGACGACCACCTATCCCGGCGCCGACTCCAAGACGGTGGGTGACTCGGTGGCCGCCCCCATCGAGGCGCAGATCAATGGTGCCGACAACCTGCTCTACATGACCTCAACCAGCTCCAATACCGGTCAGATGACCATCACCGCCTACTTCGCCCTCAATGTCGATCCTGATATCGCCCAGGTGGACGTGCAGAACCGGGTCAACCTAGCCATGCCCCAGCTCCCCGATGCGGTCAAGACGTACGGCGTCTCGGTGCAGAAAAAATCGTCAAGCCCCCTGATGATCATTTCGCTCTACAACAAGGACGGCCGCTACACACCGGAGTATGTGAACAATTACGCCAATGTCTACGTGCTGGATGCCATCAAGCGGGTCAACGGGGCCGGACAGGCCCAGATTTTCGGCGTGCCGGACCAGGCCATGCGCATCTGGATGAACCCGGACCGCATGGCATCTCTCGGCATCACCACCAGCGACATCCAGAATGCGGTGGCCAAGCAGAATGCCCTGTTCGGGGCCGGACAGGTCGGTTCCCAGCCCAGCGACAAGTCGGTGCAGCTGACCTTTCCGGTGGTGACCCAGTCGCCCTTTGTCAAGCCCTCGGAATATGAGAATATCATCCTGCGCGCCAGCCAGGACGGCAGCGCCATCGTGCGCATCAGGGACGTGGCCCGCGCCGAGACCGGCCGGCGCCAGTACATCGACGACAACCGGTTGAACGGCTATCCCTGTGCGCCGATCATCGTCTACCAGCAGGCCGGCGCCAATGGGCTGGAAGTGTCCAAGGGGGTGCGCAAAGTCATGGAGGATCTGAAGAAGACCCTTCCCGCCGGCATCGAGTACACCATCTCCCTTGATACCACCGAATTCGTGCGTCTCTCCATCGAGGAGGTCATCCACACCCTGTTCGAGGCCATCGTGCTGGTCATCCTGGTGGTCTATCTCTTCCTGCAGAGCTTCCGCTCCACCATCATCTGTACGGTGGCAGTCTTCGTCTCGCTGATCGGTACCTTCGCCGGCATGCTGGCAATGGGGTTCTCCATCAACCTGCTGACCCTGTTCGGCATCGTGCTGGCCATCGGCATGGTGGTCGACGACGCCATTGTGGTGGTGGAGAACGTGGAAAGCAACATGATCAAGAAGCACCTTCCTCCCAAGGAAGCCACCATCCTGGCCATGGAGCAGATCGGCACCTCCCTGATCGCGGTGGTGCTGGTCATGGCGTGCGTCTTCATTCCGGCGGCCTTCCTCCCCGGCACCACCGGACAGCTCTACAAGCAGTTCGCCATCACCATCGTTGTGTCCGTGGCCCTGTCCGGTTTCGTTGCCCTGACCCTGACCCCGGCCATGTGCGGCTTCATGCTCAAGCACAACCCGCCCCCCCAGAAGGGGTTCTTCGCCTGGTTCAACCGCATGTTCGACACGTTCACCCTGAAATTCGGTGACGCCGTGGTGCTGATGATCAAGCGCATGACCGTGGCCTTCGTGCTGCTGGCCGTGATGATGTTCGGCCTGGTGCACCTGTTCAAGACCATCCCCACCAGCTTCGTCCCCAATGAGGACCAGGGCTACATCTTCACGCAGATCATGATGCCGGATGCTGCCAGCCTGAACCGTACCTCGGAGATGGCCATGAAGGTGGACGCGCTGTTCGCCAAGAACCCGGCGGTGGAGAACCGGACCATGATCGGCGGCTACAGCCTGATCGACAGCCAGTACAAGCCCAACGTTTCGACCTTCTTCGTCACGCTCAAGGATTTCAAGGAACGCTATTCATCCGGGGATCGCGCCAAGAAGGAGAACGCTGAGGCCGTGCTGAAGCAGATCGGGGGGGCCGCACGCACCATCAAGGATGGGGTAACCATCCCCATCGCCCCGCCGGCGATTCCTGGTATCGGCACCACCGGCGGCTTCGAGTTCTGGATCCAG
Protein-coding regions in this window:
- the ydiK gene encoding AI-2E family transporter YdiK: MKPATPSADIARTTLAVLFIAILISASFWVLRPFLTALVWATMIVITTWPLMLSLQKCLWGKRALAVAAMSAALLLLLVIPLTLAIVSIVERSDDIVGWARSLAMYTPAPPPAWVEQVPVIGPKLAERWRTLATIDPVELSARLAPHVKAIVGWIVAQTGSVMMMVVQFLLTVIISAVLYASGEKAAMGVRLFAHRLGGKSGEDASILAAKAIRGVALGVVVTALAQALLGGIGLALSGVPAATLLTAVMFILCVAQLGPSLVLIPAVIWLFWKDQTMWGSIMVVWAVVVGTMDNFIRPILIKKGADLPLLLIFAGVIGGLIAFGVIGLFIGPVMLAVTYTLLVAWVMGPEPTEEAAAGSDFGTGHPQREDSAL
- a CDS encoding MGH1-like glycoside hydrolase domain-containing protein; translation: MQENISPTNEAKRLEEAREAEVPWKKWGPYLSERQWGTVREDYSSNGDAWNYFTHDQARSRAYRWGEDGLGGISDDHQILCFALALWNGKDPILKERLFGLNNSEGNHGEDVKEYYFYLDSTPTHSYMKYLYKYPQAPYPYEDLVVTNRNRSKDELEYELLDTGVFDDDRYFDLFVEYAKADTEDILIRISVANRGPETASLHLLPTLWFRNTWSWAGGGSRPVMEKVENGTGSVIHAYHTDPLFQEFLADYYLYCDGDVPLLFTENETNHVRLFGGTNATPFVKDGINDYLVQGRADAINPAQSGTKASPHYQLTVAAGATEVIRLRLTRTKPAATFAPFAGCDALFQARIQEANDFYAFITPARIKADHPEQAGVMRQALAGMLWTKQYFYYDVDKWLEEHHITPWSRPEERQAIRNGEWSHAYCDDIISMPDKWEYPWFAAWDLAFHMLPLSIVDSDFAKSQLDLMLRNDYLHPNGQIPAYEWNFGDVNPPVHAFATMQIYLMDKARHDGRGDIEFLKYAFSKLLVNFTWWVNRKDRDGNNVFQGGFLGLDNIGVFDRSSPLPTGGYLEQADGTAWMVFFSQQMLRIAVELALHDPLYEEFVSKFFEHTMWIGGAMDRLGDLQDEMWDEEDGFFYDVLRLPDGTAMRLKVRSMVGLLPLAAVAIFEEEQIANMPTFIQRAKAFYDRHPELTANMHLPNKPGVAGRRMLSLFNEEKLRRVLARMLDEEEFLSPYGIRALSRYHREHPFVFQHNGQESRVEYLPGDSDSGMFGGNSNWRGPIWMPVNFLLIVALYRLYAFYGDSFTVECPTGSGRMMNLYEVGQELGNRLVNIFLPDENGRRPVYGSAEKFQNDPHWKEYLLFYEYFHGDNGAGIGASHQTGWTGCIARIIQGMGDVTQEVLLAKDAEMAAIKKTVGK
- a CDS encoding alpha-amylase family glycosyl hydrolase is translated as MSAWPQHPLIYEINTWVWLRELGQQLGEPLTLASVPKSVWDDIASLGFDGVWLMGVWERSPAGIQVSMANQGLLDDFSRALPDFRAEDNVGSPYCVRNYEVDPCLGGREGLAVARQELASRGLALILDLVPNHVAPDHPWVTEHPDYFIRGDYGDVMREPASFLTTGGHVYACGRDPFFPAWPDVLQLNAFDPGLRAAVRETVGSIADQCDGVRCDMAMLVMNHIFQRTWGERAGVPPAVDYWPELIGAVRATHPGFLFMAEAYWELEWELQQQGFDFCYDKKLYDRLEHGPAENVRLHLCAEATYQERLVRFIENHDEPRAAATFSPEKERAVALLTTTLPGAALLHEGQLEGRRVRLPVFLGRRPAEEVDHKLRAFYQALLVVIAREGVRGGRWRLCERSGWPDNASHLNIVAHCWSGEKSRHLIVVNLSATAAQARVQLPCEELRGRTWRLVDLLTAESWDRDGDEMTGAGLYVDLGPWKCNIFRLEPL
- a CDS encoding efflux RND transporter periplasmic adaptor subunit, with amino-acid sequence MKSLRSVRTLFWSTGYAGRCFTAAACLVALLANGCAKKEKPVALPPPAVEIVQVIAKDTPIISEYVAQTQSSQQVSIQARVNGFLEKRAYTEGSIVKAGTVLFLMDKKPFQAQVDAASAALDRQKAAMKTARLNLDRTKPLTEKNALSKKDLDDATGAYESAAAAVEAAKAQLLTARLNLSYCTITSPVNGITSAALQQEGAYINTQNSLLTTVAVLSPIWVNFSLSENELKEYSDQIAKGQIRPPKGQNYEIEIVQVDGSIFPHSGRITFADPSFNPQTGTFLLRASVNNPKGVLRPNQYVRARIKGAIRPNAILVPQRAVQQGAKGHFVWVVDRENKAESRPVVVGELMGNDWFISEGLKAGEKVVVDGGMTLRPGIQVVVKQAGASQSGPAAAEPKPTPAKKAD
- a CDS encoding efflux RND transporter permease subunit, with the protein product MFSKFFIERPIFATVISLIIVIAGLVAMKALPVAQYPTITPVTIQVTTTYPGADSKTVGDSVAAPIEAQINGADNLLYMTSTSSNTGQMTITAYFALNVDPDIAQVDVQNRVNLAMPQLPDAVKTYGVSVQKKSSSPLMIISLYNKDGRYTPEYVNNYANVYVLDAIKRVNGAGQAQIFGVPDQAMRIWMNPDRMASLGITTSDIQNAVAKQNALFGAGQVGSQPSDKSVQLTFPVVTQSPFVKPSEYENIILRASQDGSAIVRIRDVARAETGRRQYIDDNRLNGYPCAPIIVYQQAGANGLEVSKGVRKVMEDLKKTLPAGIEYTISLDTTEFVRLSIEEVIHTLFEAIVLVILVVYLFLQSFRSTIICTVAVFVSLIGTFAGMLAMGFSINLLTLFGIVLAIGMVVDDAIVVVENVESNMIKKHLPPKEATILAMEQIGTSLIAVVLVMACVFIPAAFLPGTTGQLYKQFAITIVVSVALSGFVALTLTPAMCGFMLKHNPPPQKGFFAWFNRMFDTFTLKFGDAVVLMIKRMTVAFVLLAVMMFGLVHLFKTIPTSFVPNEDQGYIFTQIMMPDAASLNRTSEMAMKVDALFAKNPAVENRTMIGGYSLIDSQYKPNVSTFFVTLKDFKERYSSGDRAKKENAEAVLKQIGGAARTIKDGVTIPIAPPAIPGIGTTGGFEFWIQDKGSGEPARLYEATQQFLAKARQRPELTGLNTTFRAASQQLKAEVDRSKAVLLGVPVEDVYSALQAQFGSIQVSQFNQYSRVWNVILQSDAPYRRTPADITRLYTRSTTGQMVPLSAVVNTSYVTNPDLVPHFNGFPAAQVTGNAQAGFSSGEAIKAMEEVATEVLPQGYSFAWSGMAYEEKKSGGTSAAAFAFGLVIVFLLLAAQFESWTLPGSVMTAVPFGILGALMFNWMRGLSNDVYFQIGLLVLIGLGAKNAVLRVTFAVELREQGLSIMDATVRSGEERFRPIIMTSLAFIFGVLPLAIATGAGANARHSIGTGIMGGMIGEATLAMLYVPLFFYIFDNLTERNKEKKAKKAAAEGRPPDTPQVASLTESHDIHREGGN